One part of the Nematostella vectensis chromosome 8, jaNemVect1.1, whole genome shotgun sequence genome encodes these proteins:
- the LOC5515285 gene encoding RNA-binding protein 25, whose product MDESNGGDHETGEPNEEMAADYLIDEKTELVRGFLQEKDIIERAHTEELDELRLSFETEKEAMIRSFDCEREEMRRHFDKEKDKIRYEFQQEKHVLKLAFEDEKLNIVSFLEKEIEELRGKFEKEKKELRDHFNKAAREREHQFRLEKAEAEGKVRRELERVQEVEGEIKRTLLKGLGDLENIYFSESAALEHWQNNDKPEADMHFKGKLDDSLNEDRKLTFKDLEDERNKMFLYHSTRQGELEHEFSGEIVELEQRFKEQKKDLMNIFKNEKQELEENARREKEDIRQKLETDFRRVLKHERSRFDATLQGFENDIAMLRYQKEQLEKSYSLEVERLQFRFERERLENEKRVGREKRELKRLLREHFSRKMYDERMRLDWVLRHLGLGGSGQFAQVSRSSSCEFFPSSNSSVTSGSSEL is encoded by the coding sequence ATGGATGAAAGTAACGGAGGCGATCATGAAACTGGTGAACCTAACGAAGAAATGGCAGCAGACTACTTGATTGACGAGAAGACTGAACTTGTGAGGGGTTTCCTCCAGGAGAAAGACATCATAGAAAGGGCTCACACGGAAGAGCTAGATGAGTTAAGGCTGTCATTTGAAACAGAGAAGGAGGCTATGATTAGAAGCTTTGACTGTGAGAGGGAAGAAATGCGGCGACATTTTGATAAGGAAAAGGACAAGATACGCTACGAGTTTCAGCAAGAGAAACATGTTCTCAAATTAGCATTCGAAGACGAGAAACTCAACATCGTGAGCTTCTTGGAGAAAGAGATTGAGGAATTGAGGGGAAAGTTTGAGAAGGAGAAGAAAGAATTGAGGGATCATTTTAATAAAGCGGCCAGAGAGCGAGAACATCAGTTTAGACTTGAGAAAGCGGAGGCGGAGGGAAAGGTTCGGAGGGAATTGGAGCGAGTGCAAGAGGTAGAAGGCGAAATCAAGAGAACGCTGCTAAAGGGGCTAGGAGATCTAGAGAATATTTACTTCAGTGAGTCAGCTGCTTTAGAACATTGGCAGAATAATGATAAGCCCGAGGCAGATATGCATTTCAAAGGAAAATTGGACGACTCTTTGAACGAAGATCGCAAGCTGACATTCAAGGATTTAGAAGATGAGCGCAATAAGATGTTTTTATACCATTCAACGCGACAGGGTGAATTAGAGCATGAGTTTTCAGGGGAGATTGTAGAACTCGAACAGCGATTTAAAGAACAGAAGAAGGatttaatgaatatttttaaaaacgaAAAGCAAGAGCTTGAGGAAAACGCTAGAAGAGAGAAAGAAGATATCCGTCAGAAACTCGAAACAGATTTCCGCAGGGTTTTAAAACACGAGAGGTCCAGGTTTGACGCCACACTCCAAGGTTTCGAAAACGATATTGCTATGCTTCGTTATCAGAAAGAGCAATTAGAAAAATCTTACTCCCTAGAGGTTGAGAGGTTGCAGTTTAGATTTGAGAGAGAGCGACTGGAAAATGAGAAAAGGGTTGGACGTGAAAAGAGGGAATTGAAGCGCCTGCTAAGAGAGCATTTTTCTCGGAAGATGTACGATGAACGCATGAGACTCGACTGGGTGTTACGTCATTTGGGGCTTGGGGGATCGGGACAGTTTGCACAGGTCTCAAGATCGAGCTCGTGCGAATTCTTCCCTAGTTCAAACTCGAGTGTCACATCGGGGTCTAGCGAGTTATAG
- the LOC5515276 gene encoding coiled-coil domain-containing protein 30 produces the protein MPNTVKRGQEHRCTQTELQSKSKLKAFVEELKAEEGNLEENNLKERSKLEKDLKAKYEQVIETKNYLIKKLSKENEDLLTELRDPATRTRLREGITEEWDLGISTQLPSAKLKDDNNFETILRIQKGHFLKTLEDERIRYKNNLQIDREKIREEITQELKIKHANERESLLQKIELLKEGLNDMKAQKVELEKIFQGEKNALKIEYSQKEKQLKAKMKLEFERRIIQAQSREWSTSRV, from the coding sequence ATGCCGAATACGGTAAAGCGCGGACAAGAACACCGCTGCACACAAACCGAGTTACAATCGAAGTCAAAATTAAAAGCCTTTGTTGAAGAATTGAAAGCCGAGGAGGGCAACTTGGAAGAAAACAATTTGAAGGAAAGAAGTAAGTTAGAGAAAGACTTAAAAGCAAAATATGAACAAGTTATAGAGACTAAAAACTACTTGATTAAAAAACTTTCCAAGGAGAACGAAGATTTGTTGACAGAACTGAGGGATCCAGCAACAAGGACTCGGTTACGTGAAGGAATTACGGAGGAGTGGGATTTGGGGATATCTACTCAGCTTCCAAGTGCAAAACTTAAAGATGACAACAATTTCGAGACCATTTTAAGAATACAGAAAGGGCACTTTTTGAAGACGCTAGAAGATGAGAGAATCCGTTACAAGAATAACCTTCAAATAGACAGAGAAAAAATTAGGGAAGAAATAACACAAgagttgaaaataaaacatgcgAATGAGCGTGAATCCTTACTCCAGAAGATTGAGTTGCTCAAAGAGGGTTTGAACGACATGAAGGCCCAGAAAGTTGAGCTAGAAAAGATATTTCAAGGCGAAAAGAATGCTTTGAAAATAGAATACTCACAAAAAGAGAAACAACTTAAAGCGAAAATGAAACTGGAATTTGAGCGCAGGATTATTCAGGCGCAGAGTCGTGAGTGGTCTACTTCGAGAGTATGA
- the LOC5515274 gene encoding 2'-5'-oligoadenylate synthase 1A isoform X1 gives MKVCKKCFTSFKKCRSFIDHEIRVHGRTEFSWWCPDCPFLPFMSQRSRDDHCHMAKQHRRDLRGGKMLRAHVQDPFSGRSMDTAELNKYITENLRASDTLKDHASEALDAIFKKIQEDDKLQIRELVKAGSLAKGTALKDSSDLDCVMIMNGIETVADLKKKLPDIQEQVSACLRNPPPAWKIEDLWNSRFAVQFKFKMKHWLHGEVEVDLLPTFQADVESYEGLFLGRRKLYSQMHREKGKDILKYYSAAACKLQRDFIKELPSNVKDLILLVKKWRKNYQLGLSSYFMELVVVHEWQKAKKPERFDTKKGFKAIMEALYNYEELYAMWDKYYEKKDVPREIIQTRPLVLDPANPTNNLCEGIAQEKWDELEEAAKMTLDSPFLQSTHVTPNWK, from the exons ATGAAAGTCTGCAAGAAATGCTTCACGTCGTTCAAAAAATGCCGGTCATTTATAGATCATGAAATTCGTGTTCATGGGCGCACAGAATTTTCCTGGTGGTGCCCCGACTGCCCGTTCCTTCCATTCATGTCCCAACGTTCTCGCGACGATCATTGCCATATGGCGAAACAACATCGTCGCGATCTAAGGGGAGGGAAGATGTTAAGAG CGCATGTACAGGACCCGTTTTCGGGCAGGTCTATGGATACTGCTGAGCTTAACAAATACATCACTGAAAATCTACGAGCCTCAGACACACTCAAAGATCACGCAAGTGAAGCCCTCGATGCCATATTCAAAAAGATTCAAGAGGACGATAAGTTACAAATTAGAGAGCTGGTTAAG GCTGGCTCCCTGGCAAAGGGCACTGCTTTAAAAGACTCCTCGGACTTGGACTGCGTCATGATCATGAACGGAATTGAAACTGTCGCCGACCTTAAGAAAAAGTTGCCAGATATCCAAGAGCAAGTGAGTGCCTGCCTGCGCAACCCTCCTCCTGCCTGGAAAATTGAAGATTTATGGAATTCCAGATTCGCTGTACAATTTAAATTTAAGATGAAGCACTGGTTACATGGGGAAGTCGAAGTGGACTTGCTGCCTACATTTCAAGCTGATGTTGAAAGCTATGAAG GCTTATTTCTAGGTCGTCGAAAATTGTACTCGCAAATGCATCGAGAGAAAGGTAAAGACATCCTTAAGTACTACTCGGCGGCAGCGTGTAAACTTCAGCGAGATTTCATCAAGGAGCTGCCATCTAACGTCAAAGATCTGATACTTTTGGTCAAGAAATGGCGTAAAAACTATCAACTCGGACTTTCATCTTACTTCATGGAGCTTGTGGTGGTTCACGAGTGGCAGAAGGCAAAAAAACCAGAGAGATTTGATACGAAGAAAGGGTTTAAGGCAATCATGGAGGCCTTGTATAACTACGAGGAGTTATACGCCATGTGGGACAAGTACTACGAAAAAAAAGATGTACCTCGTGAAATCATTCAAAC CCGCCCTCTTGTTCTGGACCCAGCGAATCCGACCAACAACCTGTGTGAAGGCATAGCCCAAGAAAAGTGGGATGAGTTGGAAGAGGCAGCGAAAATGACACTAGACAGTCCTTTTCTACAATCTACACACGTGACACCTAACTGGAAGTAG
- the LOC5515274 gene encoding 2'-5'-oligoadenylate synthase 1A isoform X2 gives MKVCKKCFTSFKKCRSFIDHEIRVHGRTEFSWWCPDCPFLPFMSQRSRDDHCHMAKQHRRDLRGGKMLRAHVQDPFSGRSMDTAELNKYITENLRASDTLKDHASEALDAIFKKIQEDDKLQIRELVKAGSLAKGTALKDSSDLDCVMIMNGIETVADLKKKLPDIQEQVSACLRNPPPAWKIEDLWNSRFAVQFKFKMKHWLHGEVEVDLLPTFQADVESYEGRRKLYSQMHREKGKDILKYYSAAACKLQRDFIKELPSNVKDLILLVKKWRKNYQLGLSSYFMELVVVHEWQKAKKPERFDTKKGFKAIMEALYNYEELYAMWDKYYEKKDVPREIIQTRPLVLDPANPTNNLCEGIAQEKWDELEEAAKMTLDSPFLQSTHVTPNWK, from the exons ATGAAAGTCTGCAAGAAATGCTTCACGTCGTTCAAAAAATGCCGGTCATTTATAGATCATGAAATTCGTGTTCATGGGCGCACAGAATTTTCCTGGTGGTGCCCCGACTGCCCGTTCCTTCCATTCATGTCCCAACGTTCTCGCGACGATCATTGCCATATGGCGAAACAACATCGTCGCGATCTAAGGGGAGGGAAGATGTTAAGAG CGCATGTACAGGACCCGTTTTCGGGCAGGTCTATGGATACTGCTGAGCTTAACAAATACATCACTGAAAATCTACGAGCCTCAGACACACTCAAAGATCACGCAAGTGAAGCCCTCGATGCCATATTCAAAAAGATTCAAGAGGACGATAAGTTACAAATTAGAGAGCTGGTTAAG GCTGGCTCCCTGGCAAAGGGCACTGCTTTAAAAGACTCCTCGGACTTGGACTGCGTCATGATCATGAACGGAATTGAAACTGTCGCCGACCTTAAGAAAAAGTTGCCAGATATCCAAGAGCAAGTGAGTGCCTGCCTGCGCAACCCTCCTCCTGCCTGGAAAATTGAAGATTTATGGAATTCCAGATTCGCTGTACAATTTAAATTTAAGATGAAGCACTGGTTACATGGGGAAGTCGAAGTGGACTTGCTGCCTACATTTCAAGCTGATGTTGAAAGCTATGAAG GTCGTCGAAAATTGTACTCGCAAATGCATCGAGAGAAAGGTAAAGACATCCTTAAGTACTACTCGGCGGCAGCGTGTAAACTTCAGCGAGATTTCATCAAGGAGCTGCCATCTAACGTCAAAGATCTGATACTTTTGGTCAAGAAATGGCGTAAAAACTATCAACTCGGACTTTCATCTTACTTCATGGAGCTTGTGGTGGTTCACGAGTGGCAGAAGGCAAAAAAACCAGAGAGATTTGATACGAAGAAAGGGTTTAAGGCAATCATGGAGGCCTTGTATAACTACGAGGAGTTATACGCCATGTGGGACAAGTACTACGAAAAAAAAGATGTACCTCGTGAAATCATTCAAAC CCGCCCTCTTGTTCTGGACCCAGCGAATCCGACCAACAACCTGTGTGAAGGCATAGCCCAAGAAAAGTGGGATGAGTTGGAAGAGGCAGCGAAAATGACACTAGACAGTCCTTTTCTACAATCTACACACGTGACACCTAACTGGAAGTAG
- the LOC116619787 gene encoding FAD-linked oxidoreductase DDB_G0289697 produces MADFSILSSEIKGKVVLPEDSGYSHEIKKVWNAVLLSKRPLAFVKVKCTEDVVKTVKFCTGNQLDLCVSSGATGDLAIDDDAVVIDFSHMKGVTVDRNNKVATVLPGSRQNDVDSELYKHGFAIPLGSYSQLGVAGLTLIGGIGFLASSYGCTSDNLLKLEVVTVDGEVLSVSEDENEELFWGMKGFGANFGIVTSLVFQLHEMPQWIVGGCLYYSISNAHEVFRSVRDFHVTQADDRLSIYMILRLRTTGPEIIVRVLFNGPLKDGGRLVQDLADATHPYKNDVGPVRHDQFQAGGDWMFSPGKYYYGSAGHFVKELSDEVIDNVIEAMLKKIPGPSKEFADTIIYMNTYGGKMDQGKPEHSSFPFRNTRFWVGVLGAVSTIELFKDLQTWVDGVQEVNTAHGLPPFGDYAEQANRRLKALKKKYDPENVLCRNLVPILLE; encoded by the exons ATGGCCGACTTCTCTATTTTGAGTTCGGAGATCAAGGGAAAAGTTGTCCTTCCGGAAGATAGTGGCTATTCCCATGAAATCAAGAAAGTTTGGAACGCTGTCCTTCTAAGCAAAAGACCGCTTGCATTTGTGAAAGTCAAGTGCACAGAAGATGTTGTCAAGACCGTTAAATTCTGTACTGGGAATCAG TTGGATTTGTGTGTGAGCAGTGGTGCAACAGGTGACCTTGCGATTGATGACGATGCAGTTGTCATTGATTTCTCACATATGAAAGGTGTAACTGTTGACAGGAACAATAAG GTTGCAACAGTCCTTCCTGGTTCTAGACAAAATGATGTTGACAGTGAGCTATACAAGCATGGTTTTGCTATTCCTCTTGGCTCGTACTCGCAGCTAGGTGTGGCTGGACTCACTTTGATTGGTGGGATAGGTTTTCTGGCCAGCAGTTATGGCTGCACTTCAGATAACCTCTTAAAACTGG AAGTGGTAACAGTTGATGGCGAGGTGCTGTCTGTCAGTGAAGATGAGAATGAGGAGCTTTTTTGGGGAATGAAGGGTTTTGGAGCTAACTTCGG CATCGTGACATCACTAGTGTTTCAATTGCATGAGATGCCGCAATGGATTGTGGGTGGATGTTTGTACTATTCCATTTCAAACGCACACGAGGTGTTCCGTAGCGTGCGTGACTTTCACGTGACTCAAGCAGATGACAGGCTCTCTATTTACATGATACTACGCCTGCGTACTACAGG GCCTGAGATCATAGTCCGTGTATTGTTCAATGGTCCGCTAAAAGATGGAGGAAGACTGGTGCAAGATCTCGCTGACGCAACCCACCCCTATAAAAATGACGTCGGCCCAGTCCGCCACGACCAGTTTCAGGCGGGAGGGGACTGGATGTTCTCCCCTGGGAAATACTACTACGGTTCTGCGGGGCATTTTGTCAAAG AACTTAGTGATGAAGTTATTGACAACGTCATTGAAGCCATGTTAAAAAAGATCCCTGGGCCCAGCAAAGAATTCGCAGATACCATCATCTACATGAATACCTACGGCGGTAAAATGGACCAAGGAAAACCAGAGCACAGTTCCTTTCCCTTTCGAAATACAAG GTTCTGGGTAGGAGTTCTTGGTGCTGTCTCAACGATAGAGTTATTCAAGGACCTGCAGACTTGGGTAGACGGGGTACAAGAAGTCAATACTGCGCATGGCCTTCCTCCCTTTGGAGACTACGCAGAACAAGCTAACCGCAGGCTCAAGGCACTCAAAAAGAAATACGACCCTGAAAATGTGTTATGCAGAAACCTTGTTCCTATATTACTAGAATAA